ACCCTTTCTCCTCCTATGATAACGGCGACGAGGGCTATCCATCCACGGTTATTACTCATACCAGATACAAAGGATCTCATAGGTAAAGACAGAACAGCTCCTGCAAGACCTGTGAAAAGGCCACTCAAAAGAAAGCTCGTGATTATCATTTTATCAACATCTATGCCAAGATTTCTCGCAACGATTGCGTCTTTTCCAACGGCTTTTATTTGGTATCCCAACACGGTTTTGTTAACGATTGCATAACATACAAAGACAAGTATGAAGGTTATATATTCCAAGACATTGTATCCGCTTAGTATTTTACCAATGAAAGGAACATCATTAATGAATGGTAGTTCTATTTTATTAAAGATTGGTACGTTTTGGGACACAACCGTGCCTTTCGAACCAAAAAGATGAACCATAAGAAAACTGGTGAGTCCATTTGCAAAGAGATTGATTGCCAATCCAGCAAGAAAGATATTTGCCTTTAATTTCATCGCAATGACAATCAACATTGCATAGATACAGCATATTGAAATAGATACTAAAATGGCCGTCAAAAAACTTTTAGTTTTGTCTGCGATATATATAGCCATGAATGCCGCGGTGAGCATCATACCTTCAAGGGCGATATTCAACTTCCCAACGAGGTGTGTAAACATTCCTCCCAAGGCAGCCAAAATTATCGGGACAGATGATGAGATCACCGAGTGTATGAAATCAGCTACCATAATCTGCAACCTTCTTTTTGATCAAGAGTATCACAAATGCTTCTGCAGTGATCAAGTAAAATATTGTGGCTTGGATGATTTTGGAGATCTCTGGAGTTACATCTGCCATAATGGAGCTGATCTGCGCTCCTGCCTCGAGATACGAAAAGAGCAAGGCAGAAGGTATGACAAAGATGGGATTGTTCCTTGCGATCAATGCTACGGCTATGCCATTGAAACCATAGCCAAAAGAAAAACCTTTTATCATACGTCCATGTACACCTAAAACATCTATAATTCCTCCAAGACCCGCCAGTCCACCACTCAAAAGTAATGTAACAAGCCAGATCACAGAAACTTTTATTCCACCATACCTGGCAAATTCATAGTTTGAACCTACTACTTTGATTTGATATCCAAAGGACGAAAACTGCATTATGAAGTAAATCAAAATCGTCAGAGCAAGTGCCAGGAAAATACCACTATGAAGATCTGAAGGTAACATTATCTTTGAAAACATAATAGAATTACTGATATATCTTGACGCTGAAAGACCGGCAAATGGATCTCTAAGAGGACCATTCAAAAAATAATCAACGATATAGATCAGAGCCTGACTTATCAGATATGAAGATAGTAGTTCATTTACTTTGAAAAAGACCTTCAAAAAACCACAAAGGACTCCTATTAATCCACCAGCAACGAAAGCCACCGATAAAATCAGGAATATGGAAATTTCTCTGTTCAAATCTGTGAGATGAAGCGCCACAAATGTTGCGCACAATGTACCAAAATACAGTTGACCTTCCAATCCAAGATTAAAGGTACCTGCTGAAAAGGCGATTACAGCACCAAGCCCAGTTAAAATCAATGGTATAGATCCACTCAATGTATTACCAAA
The DNA window shown above is from Thermotoga profunda AZM34c06 and carries:
- a CDS encoding ABC transporter permease is translated as MVADFIHSVISSSVPIILAALGGMFTHLVGKLNIALEGMMLTAAFMAIYIADKTKSFLTAILVSISICCIYAMLIVIAMKLKANIFLAGLAINLFANGLTSFLMVHLFGSKGTVVSQNVPIFNKIELPFINDVPFIGKILSGYNVLEYITFILVFVCYAIVNKTVLGYQIKAVGKDAIVARNLGIDVDKMIITSFLLSGLFTGLAGAVLSLPMRSFVSGMSNNRGWIALVAVIIGGERVFTVVLSCLIFGLFSFLSSFLQLFSKIPAELLMAVPYIFTTVVILIYAYLKKSKAGVRI
- a CDS encoding ABC transporter permease, translated to MKIEQNWFKIFFFTVIVSFLCGSMIISLTSENPLLAMKWFYLGPISNTYFFGNTLSGSIPLILTGLGAVIAFSAGTFNLGLEGQLYFGTLCATFVALHLTDLNREISIFLILSVAFVAGGLIGVLCGFLKVFFKVNELLSSYLISQALIYIVDYFLNGPLRDPFAGLSASRYISNSIMFSKIMLPSDLHSGIFLALALTILIYFIMQFSSFGYQIKVVGSNYEFARYGGIKVSVIWLVTLLLSGGLAGLGGIIDVLGVHGRMIKGFSFGYGFNGIAVALIARNNPIFVIPSALLFSYLEAGAQISSIMADVTPEISKIIQATIFYLITAEAFVILLIKKKVADYGS